One genomic segment of Paenibacillus durus includes these proteins:
- a CDS encoding PhzF family phenazine biosynthesis protein — MSVPIYIVDAFTEHAFAGNPAAVCLLEQPASEQFMSQTAVEMNLSETAFLWPENGGYRLRWFTPAAEVKLCGHATLASAHTLWETGRLPRDKRAEFHTLSGVLTAEREGDRITLCFPAYELVPAEPIPGLAAALGVEEGDIKEVFFYADNALVLLRDEAVLRTLSPDFAALKSLPSRAVAVTAESGGEGIDFVSRFFAPGIGVNEDPVTGSAHTALAPFWADRLKRRELTAYQASRRGGTLQLRLSEDKVFLSGHAVTVVSGLFHARP; from the coding sequence ATGAGCGTTCCCATTTATATCGTAGATGCCTTTACCGAGCATGCCTTTGCGGGCAATCCGGCTGCGGTATGCCTGCTGGAGCAGCCCGCCTCCGAACAATTCATGTCGCAGACAGCAGTGGAAATGAACCTGTCGGAAACGGCGTTTCTGTGGCCAGAGAACGGAGGCTACCGGCTGCGCTGGTTTACGCCGGCTGCCGAGGTGAAGCTGTGCGGGCACGCCACGCTCGCCAGCGCTCATACCCTGTGGGAGACCGGACGCCTTCCGCGTGACAAGCGAGCGGAATTTCACACCCTGAGCGGCGTGCTTACGGCGGAGCGGGAAGGCGATCGCATAACGCTTTGCTTCCCCGCATACGAACTGGTCCCGGCGGAGCCGATCCCGGGGCTGGCAGCCGCGCTGGGAGTGGAAGAGGGAGATATTAAGGAAGTGTTTTTCTATGCGGATAATGCGCTTGTTCTACTCCGGGATGAAGCTGTGCTTAGAACCTTAAGTCCGGATTTTGCCGCACTGAAAAGCCTGCCGTCCCGTGCTGTTGCGGTGACCGCCGAAAGCGGCGGGGAGGGGATCGACTTTGTCTCCCGTTTCTTCGCGCCCGGCATCGGCGTGAACGAAGACCCCGTAACCGGCTCCGCGCATACGGCTCTGGCCCCCTTCTGGGCGGACAGACTGAAACGCCGGGAACTGACCGCTTACCAGGCGTCCCGCCGCGGCGGCACACTCCAGCTTAGATTAAGCGAAGACAAAGTCTTCCTGTCCGGACACGCGGTGACGGTTGTCAGCGGATTGTTTCATGCCCGGCCTTAG
- a CDS encoding DUF6483 family protein produces the protein MFRRDYIVRMIEDMTAMIAKVFDLKQQRKTTEALWEVDELLNKHFRLNSRLLNSLSVEDIIEIFRLGGGIESDKLQGMARLLYEEGTIYAAADQIPEALPRMMKALHLYLYAALNGADRELLGLPKEIDDCLKNVEAYRLPAKTERLLMSYMESIGRYGKAEDSLYRLMEQGEPVAKEGEELYDRLIDKDPAELERGNLPLEEVRQGREEWLKLNRQTKETSIQ, from the coding sequence ATGTTCCGTAGAGATTATATCGTCCGTATGATCGAGGATATGACGGCGATGATTGCCAAGGTATTCGATCTGAAACAGCAGCGTAAGACCACGGAAGCGTTATGGGAGGTTGACGAGCTGCTGAACAAGCATTTCAGACTGAACTCCCGCTTGCTGAATTCGCTGTCCGTAGAGGATATTATCGAAATATTCCGCCTTGGCGGAGGAATAGAAAGCGACAAGCTTCAGGGGATGGCCCGTCTGTTATATGAGGAAGGAACTATTTATGCGGCGGCGGACCAGATCCCCGAAGCGCTGCCGCGAATGATGAAGGCGCTGCACCTGTATCTGTATGCCGCGCTTAATGGCGCCGACCGCGAGCTTCTGGGCCTGCCGAAGGAGATTGACGATTGTCTGAAGAATGTGGAAGCTTACCGCCTTCCGGCGAAGACCGAGCGGCTCCTCATGTCCTACATGGAATCCATCGGCCGCTATGGGAAGGCGGAGGATTCGCTGTACCGTCTGATGGAGCAGGGCGAGCCTGTCGCGAAGGAAGGCGAGGAGCTGTATGACCGGCTGATAGACAAAGATCCCGCCGAACTGGAGCGGGGCAATCTCCCCCTGGAGGAAGTAAGACAGGGACGGGAAGAATGGCTCAAGCTGAATAGACAGACAAAGGAGACAAGTATTCAATGA
- a CDS encoding GNAT family N-acetyltransferase: protein MSDRNEKSEECNGFSYAIVDKDNHALMGCISLNLVKPHQNAELGYWLGRSYWGMGYVSRGGKAVNSFRVRRSADDEQISG, encoded by the coding sequence ATAAGTGACCGCAATGAAAAATCAGAAGAATGCAACGGATTTTCTTACGCTATAGTGGACAAAGACAATCATGCCTTAATGGGATGCATAAGTTTAAATCTGGTCAAACCGCATCAAAACGCGGAGCTTGGGTATTGGCTGGGAAGATCTTATTGGGGAATGGGCTACGTAAGCAGAGGCGGCAAAGCGGTTAATTCCTTTCGGGTTCGAAGATCTGCAGATGATGAACAAATCAGTGGGTAA
- a CDS encoding alpha/beta fold hydrolase, whose amino-acid sequence METVRREGVHISYSDQGQGEVIVLLHGFCGSAEYWEKIIPILSGSYRVIAPDLRGHGSSEAPLGAYTIEQMADDVLSLLDALDIPKVTLLGHSLGGYITLSFAQRYASRLNAFGLIHSTAYPDSAEAKEKRLKAVAAIGSEGITGFVDGLVPGLFAPETAMSSPELLQRAREIGYKTPPQGAVGAALAMRERPDRRDVISASELPVLLVAGEKDGLVPVERTFTSDNRNVTKAVISGAGHMSPFEEPEQLTDVIKDFAAVLVK is encoded by the coding sequence ATGGAAACAGTACGTCGTGAAGGAGTCCACATTAGTTACAGCGATCAAGGGCAGGGTGAAGTTATTGTTCTGCTTCACGGTTTCTGCGGCAGCGCGGAATACTGGGAGAAGATTATCCCGATTTTGAGCGGAAGCTACCGCGTCATTGCGCCCGACCTGCGGGGGCATGGTTCTTCCGAAGCGCCGCTTGGCGCCTATACGATTGAACAAATGGCCGATGACGTACTTTCGCTGCTGGACGCCCTGGACATTCCAAAGGTTACGCTGCTGGGTCATTCATTGGGCGGGTATATTACACTTTCGTTCGCGCAGCGGTATGCCTCGCGACTGAATGCCTTCGGACTGATTCATTCTACAGCCTATCCAGACAGTGCCGAGGCCAAGGAGAAGCGGCTTAAGGCGGTCGCGGCGATCGGGTCGGAGGGAATCACCGGCTTTGTGGATGGACTTGTGCCCGGACTGTTCGCGCCGGAGACGGCGATGTCTTCGCCGGAGCTGCTGCAGCGGGCGCGGGAAATCGGCTATAAGACGCCGCCCCAAGGAGCGGTTGGAGCCGCCCTGGCCATGCGGGAGCGTCCCGATCGCCGTGATGTAATATCCGCCAGCGAGCTGCCGGTGCTGCTTGTGGCAGGGGAGAAGGACGGCCTTGTACCGGTGGAGAGGACCTTCACCTCGGACAACCGGAACGTAACGAAGGCGGTTATTTCCGGTGCCGGCCATATGAGCCCGTTTGAAGAGCCGGAGCAGCTTACCGATGTGATTAAGGATTTTGCGGCTGTCCTGGTAAAATGA
- the yyaC gene encoding spore protease YyaC translates to MAIREQGQGGGKRKLDAGGLTAFFREIGGLHKPEEITFLCVGTDRSTGDSLGPLTGSRLLEYGFPHVIGTLPSPCDANNLTKRMIEIPSGHIVIAVDACLGPHAAVGYYFASMEPLHPAKSVGLTLPAVGHYSLAAVVDASGPKPYRTLQTTPLHRVMGMAGTIAAAAAAGFGLSS, encoded by the coding sequence ATGGCAATCAGGGAACAGGGGCAGGGAGGCGGAAAGCGAAAGCTGGATGCCGGCGGCCTGACTGCTTTCTTTCGCGAAATCGGAGGGCTGCATAAGCCGGAAGAGATTACCTTCCTGTGCGTCGGCACAGACCGTTCCACTGGAGACTCGCTTGGACCGTTAACGGGAAGCCGGCTGCTGGAATACGGATTTCCCCATGTAATTGGCACGCTTCCGTCCCCTTGCGATGCGAATAATCTGACGAAACGGATGATCGAAATTCCTTCGGGGCATATCGTGATCGCCGTCGATGCCTGCCTTGGTCCGCACGCGGCCGTAGGCTATTATTTCGCCTCTATGGAACCGCTGCACCCGGCCAAGTCCGTAGGACTGACTCTGCCCGCAGTAGGGCATTACAGCCTGGCCGCCGTCGTTGACGCTAGCGGACCGAAGCCGTACCGGACGCTTCAGACAACGCCGCTGCACCGTGTAATGGGCATGGCGGGAACCATTGCCGCAGCAGCGGCCGCAGGATTCGGGCTGTCAAGCTAA
- a CDS encoding DUF1128 domain-containing protein: protein MDLSTPTQSNVEYMIESIKTKLKMASAAAMQSSAFSLDKYEDIRDIYEVVMDSDRLSISQVEALVSELGRLRK from the coding sequence ATGGATCTATCGACCCCGACCCAGAGCAATGTAGAATATATGATCGAAAGCATCAAGACCAAACTGAAAATGGCCAGCGCCGCCGCCATGCAGTCCTCCGCCTTCTCGCTGGACAAATATGAAGACATCCGGGATATTTACGAAGTCGTTATGGATAGCGACAGACTCAGCATCTCGCAGGTGGAGGCTCTCGTCTCCGAACTGGGACGTTTGCGGAAATAA
- a CDS encoding asparaginase: METVLVKEYRANLMECAHSGHIAMVGENGVLKGYAGDPGFVSFTRSSAKPLQAIPGIRGGIMDKYGLSAAEIALMTASHRGESYHLQALESIAAKTGVTESCMICASSYPLDEASREKAIRGKGKRKLYHNCSGKHLGLLSYSKSKALPLEGYAQPDHPIQREILQTVAYMAGLAPKDISLGTDGCGLPVFALPLTGLAHAYLKLARPELIEDKATREAVKIITSAMHAHPEMVAGYGRLDSILLEDDNIVSKGGFKGVYCFGLRNERLGFAFKILDGSEEEWGLIVRGILEQIGYANRSTLSKLAAAFPGYIENDEGTRVGRAETVFKLELI, from the coding sequence ATGGAGACGGTTTTGGTAAAGGAGTATCGGGCCAATCTGATGGAATGCGCCCACAGCGGGCATATTGCCATGGTGGGGGAGAATGGAGTGTTAAAAGGATATGCGGGGGACCCTGGCTTTGTTTCCTTTACCCGCTCTTCGGCGAAGCCTCTGCAGGCGATTCCGGGCATTCGCGGCGGAATTATGGATAAATATGGACTGAGTGCGGCCGAAATCGCCCTTATGACCGCTTCGCACCGCGGGGAGAGCTATCATCTTCAGGCATTGGAGAGCATAGCAGCCAAAACGGGTGTAACGGAAAGCTGCATGATCTGCGCTTCCAGCTATCCGCTTGACGAAGCGAGCCGCGAGAAGGCAATCCGCGGCAAAGGCAAGCGAAAGCTGTACCATAACTGCTCCGGTAAGCATCTGGGGCTGCTGTCTTACAGTAAATCAAAGGCATTGCCGCTCGAAGGATACGCACAGCCTGACCATCCGATTCAGCGGGAGATTCTCCAGACGGTCGCCTATATGGCCGGCCTGGCGCCAAAGGATATCAGCCTGGGAACGGATGGCTGCGGCTTGCCGGTGTTCGCTCTCCCTCTGACCGGATTGGCCCATGCCTATTTGAAGCTGGCCCGTCCCGAGCTGATCGAAGATAAGGCGACGAGAGAAGCGGTAAAGATCATCACATCGGCCATGCATGCCCATCCGGAGATGGTAGCCGGATACGGACGGCTGGACTCCATACTGCTGGAAGATGACAACATCGTGTCCAAAGGCGGCTTCAAGGGCGTCTACTGCTTCGGGCTGCGGAATGAACGTCTCGGGTTTGCCTTTAAGATACTTGACGGCTCCGAAGAAGAGTGGGGTCTGATTGTACGCGGCATTCTGGAGCAGATCGGATATGCGAACCGGTCGACGTTAAGTAAGCTTGCGGCGGCTTTCCCGGGCTATATCGAGAATGATGAAGGAACGCGTGTCGGTCGCGCGGAGACGGTATTCAAACTGGAGTTAATTTGA